The DNA sequence CCAAGCCATCTGTTCCCTGCCGAATTCGCCAAGCGCGCAAAGGCTTTGGGTGACGCCGCGGGTCTCGAGGTCGAGGTGCTCGACGACAAGACGCTGGCCAGGGAGGGGTACGGCGGGATCATCGGGGTCGGCAAGGGATCGTCGCGTCCGCCCCGCCTGGTCCGGTTGAGCCATCGCGGCGCGAAGACCAAGAACAGCAAGTCGGTGGCACTGGTGGGCAAAGGTGTCACGTTCGACACCGGGGGCATCTCGATCAAGCCGGCGGCCAACATGCACCACATGACCTCCGACATGGGCGGGGCGGCCGCGGTGATCGCGACCGTGGTGCTCGCCGCGCAGCAGAAGCTGCCGATCGACGTCGTCGCGACGGTGCCGATGGCCGAGAACATGCCGTCGTCGACCGCGCAGCGGCCCGGTGACGTGCTGACCCAGTACGGCGGGATCACCGTGGAGGTGCTCAACACCGACGCCGAGGGCCGGCTGATCCTGGCCGACGCGATCGTGCGCGCGTGCGAGGACGAGCCGGACTACCTGATCGAGACGTCGACGTTGACCGGTGCACAGACCGTGGCGCTGGGCGCTCGGACGCCGGGGGTGATGGGCAGTGACGAGTTCCGCGACCGGGTGGCCGAGATCTCACAGTCCGTCGGAGAGAACGGCTGGGCGATGCCGCTGCCCGAGGAGTTGAAGGACGACCTGAAATCGACGGTGGCCGACCTGGCCAACGTCAGCGGGTCCCGCTTCGCCGGCATGTTGGTGGCGGGAACCTACCTGCGCGAGTTCGTCAGCGACGGTGTCCAGTGGGCGCACATCGACATCGCCGCGCCGGCCTACAACTCCGGCGGCCCGTGGGGCTACACGCCGAAGGGCGGCACGGGGGTGCCGACCCGGA is a window from the Mycolicibacterium poriferae genome containing:
- a CDS encoding leucyl aminopeptidase, with amino-acid sequence MSPVSASSGYPSPTVAVASTLPKRKVASSVLIVPIRSGDDDGPATVVANSYLDAEAVGEIEVALEALGAKGGAEQLTRIVVPSLPVDSVLAVGLGRERDQWPAETIRRAAGAAARSLSGVETVITTLSDIDLEASIEGLILGAYRFTAFRSDKTAPRDAGVRKISVLTPDTRAATKDIAARAAAIATAVATARDFVNTPPSHLFPAEFAKRAKALGDAAGLEVEVLDDKTLAREGYGGIIGVGKGSSRPPRLVRLSHRGAKTKNSKSVALVGKGVTFDTGGISIKPAANMHHMTSDMGGAAAVIATVVLAAQQKLPIDVVATVPMAENMPSSTAQRPGDVLTQYGGITVEVLNTDAEGRLILADAIVRACEDEPDYLIETSTLTGAQTVALGARTPGVMGSDEFRDRVAEISQSVGENGWAMPLPEELKDDLKSTVADLANVSGSRFAGMLVAGTYLREFVSDGVQWAHIDIAAPAYNSGGPWGYTPKGGTGVPTRTMFAVLEDIARNG